The nucleotide window CTGCCGTTGCGGCGGCTCCTGCGGCGCAACTTGAGCGAGCGGCTCAACATGGACGAACGGGCCTCGGCGTGGATCGTACGCCTTACGACCTGGCTGGTGGTGCTGGTTGGGATCTACGTCGCCCTCACGTCCGTGGGCTTCAATCTCAACGTGCTGCTGGCGATCATTGGCGGATTGTCGGTCGGCATCGCCTTCGGCACCCAGGACATCGCGCGAAACCTGATTTCGGGCGTTATCGTCTCGGCCGAGCGCCGGATCGGCGTGGGAGCCGAGATCGAGATCCGCGGCTTTCGCGGGTTTGTGGAAGAAGTAGGGCCCCGGTCGGTTCGCCTGCGCCTGCCCGACGGCCGCCGTGTGCTGCTGGCCAGCGTCGACTTCATGGCACAGCCCGTGACGCTGCACGGGCCGGCGGAGGAGATGGACGACGCCGAGCAGAACGAATGACGACTTGAATCCCGAAGGACGGCCGCCCGAGGCGCCCGGCAACGTCTCGACCGGCGACCGGGCCGAGCGCCGCTTTCACCAGGGCGTGCTGGCGACCTGGTATGCGCTGGGCATATTCGTGGCGAGCACCGCGGTCGCGCCGTGGATCATCATCATCGGCGTGCTCGTGCAGCTCGCCGGATCGGTGAATTGCTGCCTCAGCCTGCCGCGCGCCCTGCACCGATGGCTCATCGCGCCCGCGCGGCGCCAACGCGCGCCCGAGCCTCGAGCGGCGTTCGATCGCGCCGACGCCATGACCGGCACCGTGGCCCTCGCTGGCGTGATGTTCGTGGTTGCGGGCATGCATCCGCTCGGCTGGGCGCTCGTCGGTGTGGCCATCATCTCGCTGGCGCTCGACGCGGCGCTCGATCGTGGCCCGCTGCGCAGCCTCGCCGATTTGCTGGCGCGACTGGCCGGACCGGCGCAGCCCTAGCATGGCCTCGCCGCGGGCGTCCGCAGCTCTCGCTGCGCTGCTGCTCACCATGCTGATGGGGGCCACCTGCGCCGGCCCCGCGGGCGCCGCGCCCGACGCCGGCGGCGCGGCGGCTGTCGACACCGGCCTGCTGCTCGCCGTGCTCGTACCGCCGGTGATCCTGGTGTCTCTCGCCTGGCTGGCATACATTTTCCGGCTCCTCTTTCGAGATCCGCCCGAAGGACCACCGACGCCCAAGCCGTGACCGTCGCTTTTCCTGGCGTAATCTGTTGTTACAGGGGTGCGGGGAATTGGCAGTGCCGGTCGAGGACATCAGCCTCACAATTGACGGGCGACGCGTGTCGGTACCGCCCGGCGCGACGCTGCTGGATGCGGCATCCGCGGCCGGCGTCGAGGTCCCCACGCTCTGCTTTCATCCCAACATGGCGGCCTCGGCCAATTGCCGCCTGTGCGTGGTGGAGCAATCCCTGAGCCCTAACGGCTCCGTCGCCGAACCCGAGCCCGGCGCCCCTGACCGCCAGGCGTCCAAGCTGTTGCCGTCCTGCCGCGCCAAGGCCGAGCCGGGCCAGGTCGTATTCACCAGCAGCCACAACGTGCTCGCGTCGCGCCGCGGTTCGCTGCGCCTGCTGCTCGGCGGCGTCGACCTGAGCGAAGCGCCGGAGCTGGAGGACCTCTGTGCCGAATACGGCCTCGCGGTCGGCACCGCCGCCGAGCGCGAGCCGTTTCCGATCTACGTCGACAACCCCTACTACATCCGCGACTACAACAAGTGCGTCATGTGCTGGCGCTGCGTGGACGTCTGCGGCGACCAGGTGCAGTTCACCTTCGCCATCGAGCCGGCCGAGCGCGGGTTTGAGGTCCGCGTGGGCACCGCCGAGTACGACGGCATGATGGACACCACCTGCGTCTACTGCGGCAACTGCGTCCAGGTATGCCCCAGCGGCGCCCTCAAGGGCCGCGCCCAGTGGGAAGCCGAGCGGCGCGGCCAGCTCAGCGACGACCGCGTCGTCGAGACCACCTGCTCCTTCTGCGGCGTCGGCTGTGGGCTCACGGCCCATGTCCGCGATGGGGCCATCACGCACGTGGATTCGCCCGACGATCACCCGGTGAACCAGGGCTGGCTCTGCGTCAAGGGCCGCTACGGCTGGGACTACGCGCAGCATGAGGAGCGCCTGACGCATCCCCTCATTCGAGTCGGCGCGCGCGGCGAGGGCCGCTGGCGGCGTGCGACGTGGGACGAGGCGCTCGATCTCACCGCACGACGCCTGACGCACCACCGCGACTCGCATGGACCCGGCTCGGTGGCGGTCTACGCATCCTCCAAGTGCACCAACGAGGAGAACTACCTGCTGCAGAAGTTCACCCGCGCGG belongs to Chloroflexota bacterium and includes:
- a CDS encoding mechanosensitive ion channel, producing the protein MWQQTLDVLNAPITEIDGKILTPLGIIQIVVILAITMIALLPLRRLLRRNLSERLNMDERASAWIVRLTTWLVVLVGIYVALTSVGFNLNVLLAIIGGLSVGIAFGTQDIARNLISGVIVSAERRIGVGAEIEIRGFRGFVEEVGPRSVRLRLPDGRRVLLASVDFMAQPVTLHGPAEEMDDAEQNE
- a CDS encoding DUF4395 family protein encodes the protein MNPEGRPPEAPGNVSTGDRAERRFHQGVLATWYALGIFVASTAVAPWIIIIGVLVQLAGSVNCCLSLPRALHRWLIAPARRQRAPEPRAAFDRADAMTGTVALAGVMFVVAGMHPLGWALVGVAIISLALDAALDRGPLRSLADLLARLAGPAQP